The proteins below come from a single Aquarana catesbeiana isolate 2022-GZ linkage group LG12, ASM4218655v1, whole genome shotgun sequence genomic window:
- the WNT3 gene encoding proto-oncogene Wnt-3 isoform X2 — translation MIRSLALGQQYSSLSSQPILCGSIPGLVPKQMRFCRNYIEIMSSVAEGVKLGIQECQHQFRGRRWNCTTIHDSLAIFGPVLDKATRESAFVHAIASAGVAFAVTRSCAEGSSTICGCDSHHKGSSGDGWKWGGCSEDADFGVLVSREFADARENRPDARSAMNRHNNEAGRATILDHMHLKCKCHGLSGSCEVKTCWWSQPDFRAIGDHLKDKYDSASEMAVEKHREARGWVETLRAKYSLFKPPTERDLVYYETSPNFCDPNPETGSFGTRGRSCNVTSHGIDGCDLLCCGRGHNTRTEKRKEKCHCIFHWCCYVSCQECVRIYDVHTCK, via the exons GTCTTTGGCACTGGGGCAGCAGTACAGTTCCCTCAGCTCACAGCCCATTCTCTGTGGATCCATACCAGGACTGGTGCCCAAGCAAATGCGATTCTGTCGAAACTACATTGAGATCATGTCAAGTGTGGCCGAAGGGGTGAAGCTAGGAATACAGGAGTGCCAACACCAGTTCAGAGGCAGGCGCTGGAACTGTACCACCATCCATGACAGTCTTGCCATCTTTGGACCAGTGCTAGATAAAG CCACGCGGGAGTCGGCCTTTGTTCATGCCATCGCTTCAGCTGGAGTGGCCTTTGCTGTGACCCGGTCCTGTGCAGAGGGCAGCTCCACCATCTGCGGCTGTGACTCCCACCACAAAGGCTCATCAGGGGATGGCTGGAAGTGGGGCGGCTGCAGTGAAGATGCAGACTTTGGGGTCCTGGTGTCCCGAGAATTTGCTGATGCCAGGGAGAACAGACCAGATGCCAGATCGGCCATGAATAGGCACAATAATGAGGCAGGAAGGGCG ACCATCCTGGACCACATGCACCTGAAATGCAAGTGCCATGGTCTGTCTGGCAGCTGCGAGGTAAAGACCTGCTGGTGGTCCCAGCCAGACTTTCGAGCTATCGGTGACCACTTGAAGGATAAGTATGACAGTGCTTCTGAGATGGCCGTGGAGAAACATCGAGAGGCACGAGGATGGGTGGAAACCCTGCGGGCCAAATACTCATTGTTCAAACCTCCCACTGAGAGGGACCTTGTGTACTATGAGACCTCTCCAAACTTCTGTGACCCCAACCCAGAGACTGGCTCCTTCGGGACACGGGGGCGTTCCTGCAATGTGACATCTCACGGGATAGACGGCTGCGATCTGCTGTGCTGTGGAAGAGGTCACAATACCCGGACTGAGAAACGCAAAGAGAAATGCCACTGCATCTTCCACTGGTGCTGCTATGTGAGCTGCCAGGAATGTGTTCGCATCTACGACGTGCACACCTGCAAGTGA